Genomic window (Candidatus Methylomirabilota bacterium):
GCGGTACTCGAGGAGCTCCTGGACCTCCTCGGATTTCTCCTCCTCCATGAGATCGAGGAGCTTCTCGGCCTCGGCCTTGGGAAGCTCCTCCACGACCTCCACGACGTGGTCGGCCGGCATGTGCTCGAGGATGCGGGTCACTTCGGTCTCGTCGAGCGCGCGCAGGAGCTCGCGCGTCGTGGGGTCGTCGAGCTCGGAGAGCACGGCGCCGGCGTCGTCGGGGGCGAGGAGTCGGAACACGCGCACCTGGTCGGCCGCGGGCAGCTCGCGGACCACGGCGGCCAGGTCGGCGGCGTGCGCCTCCTCCAGCACCGTGGCCAGCCGCCCTTCGCGTCCCGCCTCGAGCAACTCCTTGACCGCTTCGGTGAGGCGCTCCATCTCGCTCATGACACTTCAGTATGGCGCCGGAGCAGCCCTACAACAACGATGCCTTCAATCTTCGGTAGGCGGGGCTCGCCTGGATCCGACGCCGAAGCGCCGCATCCAGTCGCTGGGGTCGGGTCGTGGCGGCGGGCCGGAGCAGGCGGTCCAGGGTGGGCCGGTCCATCAGGTTGCGCGCGGCGACGACGGCGCGCAGCGGACGACGCGAGGTCAGGGCCTCTTTCACGAGCTCGGCGGTGACCTCGTAGCCCAGGTAGGGCGACAGCGCGGTGGCCTCGACGAGGCTGTCGGCCAGCAGCGCGGCGGCCCGGGCCCGGTTCACGACGATCCCCTCCACGCACCGGGTCCTCAGCAGGCGGACCGCTCGCGTCGCCAGCTCGGCGGCCTGGCCCAGATTGTGGGCGGCGAGGGGGGTCATGACGTTCAGCTCCAGCTCACCCCGGACGGCGGCCAGGGCCACCGCCTGATCGTGGGCCCAAACCTGGAAGCACGCCATCTCCACCGCCTCCACCACCGAGGGGTTCACCTTGCCCGGCATGATGGACGACCCCGGCTCCACCTCGGGAAGGCGGATCTCGGCGAGGCCCGTGTGAGGGCCGGACGCCATCAGGCGCAGGTCGAAGCCGATCTTGGCCAGGTCGATGGCCAGCCCGCGCAGTGCCGCCGAGCAGGCGGCCAGCGGCCGCAAGCTCCACGTCGTGACCACCGGGCTCGGGGCCGGCCTCAAACGCTGGCCGGTCAACCGGGAGAGCTCGCGGACCACGGTCGCTCGAAACCGGGGATGCGCGGTGAGTCCGGTGCCCACGGCGGTCCCGCCCAGGCCGATGACCCGGAGCTCGGCGGCGGTGATCGTCAGGGCTCGCGTGGCCGAGCGCATCGCCTCGGCGTACCCGCCGAAGACCTGGCCGAAGGTGATGGGCACGGCGTCTTGCAGGTGGGTGCGCCCGGGCTTGACGACCGCTCGCTCGCGGACGGCCAGCCGCTGGAAGGCCCGGGCGAGGCTGTCGAGCTCCCGGGACAGGGGGCCGAGCAGCTCGAGCACCATGAGGCGGATCGCGGTCGGCGTGACGTCGTTCGAGGACTGGCCGAGATTGACGTGGTTGTTGGGATGGATCGGGAGGTATCGGCCGCGCCGGCCCCCGAGCCGCTCGTTGGCGAGGTTGGCGATGACCTCGTTGACGTTCATGTGCGTGGGGGTTCCCGCCCCGGCCTGCAGGCTGTCCAGCACCGCCGTGTCGGGGACCCTTCCGGCGATGATCTGGTCGGCGGCCCATACGATGGCCCGCGCCCACGACTGCGGGAGCAGCCCCAGGCTGGCATTGGCCCGCGCGGCTGCCTTCTTGATGACGGCGTAGGCTCTGATGAGGGCGGGATGCGGGGGGCGGCCGGTGAGCGTGAAGGTCTCCCGCGCCCGCTGCGTGAAGATGCCGTAGAGCGCGCGGCTGGGGACCGCCCGAACGCCGAGGCTGTCACGCTCTCGGCGCATCCGTCCTATCGACTAGGCGGCGAGGTCGCGGGCTTGATAGCGGTGACGGTCTCCGTTCTGGACCAGCCGGGGCCGCTTGCCGAAACGACCGAAGTACCAGGCCTCGTAGCACTCCCGGTGATAGGTGCCGGTCGGCGTGCTCACCTGGGGGGCATATCGCGCAACCAGCATGAAGCAGCGTCCGCATGGCGGCGCGCCTTTCATGTCGACGTCGACGACGTGATCCTTCATGGCCTCGCCCATCCTTTCCTGCTCGACTCGATGTGATGGGCAGACGCCAACGCAAGCGCGATGCCAGAACCGGAACGCCGGATTTCAGGAATTTCCAGGCCGGCTTTCCGGGTGTGATGGCCTCAGTGTGTAACAGCTACCAGTGGCCGACGCAAGCGGCGGTAACCCTTACATCCGGTCGTCGGGCAGGCCCTCGCGTTCCACCGCGGGCCGGGCAACCCGGGCCAGCTCGCTGAGCAACCGGCCAGCCCAGCGATAGATGTTCTGCTCGTGGACCTGAGCGCGCAGGCGGGCCATGCGCGCCTTGCGCTCGCTCTCCGGCATCTCGAGCGCGCGGCGGATGGCGGCGGCCGTGTCCTCGATGTCGTAGGGGTTCACCAGGAGCGCGTCGACCAGCTCCCGGGAGGCGCCGGTGAACCGGCTGAGGATCAGCACCCCATCGTCGTCGTCCCGAGCGGCGACGTACTCCTTGGCGACGAGATTCATCCCGTCGTGCAGCGCGGTCACCATGCAGAAGTCGGCCGCCCGGTAGAAGGCCCGGATCTCCCGATGGTCGTGATGCCGCTCACGGTAGACGATGGGGCGCCAGCCCCGCTCGCCGATCTCATCGTTGATGGCCCGCACGATGGCGCGGGTCTCTTCCTGCAGGGCGTGGTAGCGCGCGATCCGCGTCCGGCTCGGGGAGGCGATCTGCACGAACACCAGCCGCCGGCGGTACTCCGGCCACCGCTCGAAGAAGCGCCGCACGGCCCTGAGACGCTCGGGCAATCCCTTCGTGTAATCGATGCGGTCCACCCCCACGCCCAGGAACTCGGCGGACACCCCCAGCTCGGCCATGACCGCAGGCCGGGGAATGGGCAGCCCCTCGTGGGGGCTGTCGGTGGCCACGCTGATCGGGAAGGGCAGCACGTGAGTCGTGTGCTGGCCGCGCACGACCGTGAAGTGATCCCATTCCACGCGGCCCTCGATGGCTCGCTCGACGGTCTCCAGGAAGTTGTTGCAGTGGAACTGGGTGTGGAAGCCGATCAAGTCGGCACCCAACATCCCCAGGAGGATCTCCTCCTGCCACGGACAGATCCCGAACGCCTCGACGTTGGGCCAGGGAATGTGCCAGAACAGCGCGACACGGGCGTCCGGGCGCTCGCGCTTGATCATCAAGGGCAGCGCGGCGAAGTGGTAGTCCTGGACGAGAACCGTGGGTGCCTCGGTCTTCTCCATCTCTTCGAGCAGCGTGTCCGCGAACTTCTGGTTGACGGCGCGGTAGTGCTCCCAGTCGTCGGCCCGGAACCGCGGGCGCTCGTGCACGATGTGGCAGAGCGGCCACAGCCCCTCGTTGGCGAAGCCGTAGTAGTACCCGGCTTCTTCCTCGGGGGTGAGCCAGACTCGCCGCAGCGTGTATGTGGGGTCGTCGAAGGGGAGGCCGATGCGCTGCCCGACGGCCCGGTCGGCATCGCCGCTGCCGTGGGCGACCCAGACACCTCCGCACGCGAGCATGATCGGCTCCAGGGCCGAGACCAAACCACTGGCCGGCTGCAGCTGCCGCACCGTCTTGCCGTCGATGATATGGGTGACCGGCTCGCGGTTGGACACCACGAAGATCGGGTGCCCCCCGAAGCGCATCTGGACGAACTGCTTCAGGCGCTCCTCCGTCCATACCGTCTCGCCGAGGAGTCTCAGCCGGGCTTCTTGCTCGGCCGCCGAGCGGGCCCGGGACAGCGAGCGAGCCAGGCCGGTGACCTCGCCGGCCAGATGGCCGAACAGGCTGGCGTCGGCATCGGGCGGCGGCACGACCGGTTGCCCGGCTTTCAGTTGCTTCGTCCACTCGGCGATCCGTGCGATGGGGCGGGTCACCGTCCACCGGACGAGCAGCCAGGTGATGCCCGTCAAGAGGAGGACGAGCACCCCCAGGCGGACGGCCGAGCGTCGCCAGAGGCTCCATTCCTGCGTCTCGAGGACGGCGGCGTCGAGGAGGACGGCGACAGCGCCCACGACCTGGTCGTCGCGCTCCAGCGGCACCGCCCACACCAGCCGGGACAGGCCCCCCACGCTGCGGAAGTCGCGCGTGCTCCCCCGCGAGCGCATGGCGTCGGAGATGATGGGCGACAGCGGGGGCAGATGCGGCTTGACCTCGGACGTGGCGTCGATGACGCTGCCGAACTGGTCGTAGATGGCAATGGCCCGGTCCGGTCGGCCGAACCGCTTGAGGATGCGGTCGTAGCCGCCCCGAGCCTGCCGGGCGACCAGCGGCTCGGCGGCCTCTCGGACGGCGTCGGCGGCGAGGGCGGCGCGGCGGCCCAGATCCTGGACCAGACGCTTGCGCTCCTGGCGCACCTCCAGATAGGTGAAGAGCACGGTCACGATGAGCGTGACCAGGCCGATAGCGCCGAGCAGTCGCAGGAGAAACCGCATGCTCAGATCCGACGGCTCCGGAGTGTCCTCATCGCGTCACGCACCGAACTTGGCGAGCCTCAGCGCGTTGGCCATGATCAGGGGCATGAGGTGCTGCGCAGCCAGCACCCCCAGGCTGCCTGCCGCGCAGGCGCGCTCCGAGAAGGCACCGACGGGGTCGGCCCCGCAGTAGCGGCTCCACAGCACCACGGGCACGGGTTGCCAGCCGTGACCGGCCAGGACGGCGGGGCTGGCATGGTCGCCGGTGACGGTCAACACGTCGGGCCCCAGCCGCTCGATCTCAGGCAGGTAGCCGTCCAGCCGCTCCAGCGCCGCGACCTTGGCCGTGAAATC
Coding sequences:
- a CDS encoding aspartate ammonia-lyase, whose product is MRRERDSLGVRAVPSRALYGIFTQRARETFTLTGRPPHPALIRAYAVIKKAAARANASLGLLPQSWARAIVWAADQIIAGRVPDTAVLDSLQAGAGTPTHMNVNEVIANLANERLGGRRGRYLPIHPNNHVNLGQSSNDVTPTAIRLMVLELLGPLSRELDSLARAFQRLAVRERAVVKPGRTHLQDAVPITFGQVFGGYAEAMRSATRALTITAAELRVIGLGGTAVGTGLTAHPRFRATVVRELSRLTGQRLRPAPSPVVTTWSLRPLAACSAALRGLAIDLAKIGFDLRLMASGPHTGLAEIRLPEVEPGSSIMPGKVNPSVVEAVEMACFQVWAHDQAVALAAVRGELELNVMTPLAAHNLGQAAELATRAVRLLRTRCVEGIVVNRARAAALLADSLVEATALSPYLGYEVTAELVKEALTSRRPLRAVVAARNLMDRPTLDRLLRPAATTRPQRLDAALRRRIQASPAYRRLKASLL
- a CDS encoding trehalose-6-phosphate synthase, which produces MRFLLRLLGAIGLVTLIVTVLFTYLEVRQERKRLVQDLGRRAALAADAVREAAEPLVARQARGGYDRILKRFGRPDRAIAIYDQFGSVIDATSEVKPHLPPLSPIISDAMRSRGSTRDFRSVGGLSRLVWAVPLERDDQVVGAVAVLLDAAVLETQEWSLWRRSAVRLGVLVLLLTGITWLLVRWTVTRPIARIAEWTKQLKAGQPVVPPPDADASLFGHLAGEVTGLARSLSRARSAAEQEARLRLLGETVWTEERLKQFVQMRFGGHPIFVVSNREPVTHIIDGKTVRQLQPASGLVSALEPIMLACGGVWVAHGSGDADRAVGQRIGLPFDDPTYTLRRVWLTPEEEAGYYYGFANEGLWPLCHIVHERPRFRADDWEHYRAVNQKFADTLLEEMEKTEAPTVLVQDYHFAALPLMIKRERPDARVALFWHIPWPNVEAFGICPWQEEILLGMLGADLIGFHTQFHCNNFLETVERAIEGRVEWDHFTVVRGQHTTHVLPFPISVATDSPHEGLPIPRPAVMAELGVSAEFLGVGVDRIDYTKGLPERLRAVRRFFERWPEYRRRLVFVQIASPSRTRIARYHALQEETRAIVRAINDEIGERGWRPIVYRERHHDHREIRAFYRAADFCMVTALHDGMNLVAKEYVAARDDDDGVLILSRFTGASRELVDALLVNPYDIEDTAAAIRRALEMPESERKARMARLRAQVHEQNIYRWAGRLLSELARVARPAVEREGLPDDRM